A window of Synechococcus sp. UW179A contains these coding sequences:
- a CDS encoding DUF3747 domain-containing protein, with protein sequence MGRTYFRRAALSAGAVGLAAIAGSLPGWARALFDSSPLQEERFAILAQAVGPDRWKLLVLEQIKARPLCWEERQDGLMNPSLNNFDFTGICSRYLDSNGYSLRTSGRDVDKRYRLRLNQSKNGLALQATDSVQGDGITVARASKVRRDKNAFVKLTLEPGWSLERRSYKGRTLSHVYFAHKQSMNTLMAANKGKPVDRSLTFTASMPKPPSQPGGRRLNQQRGPIRLTVIPFRP encoded by the coding sequence ATGGGCCGAACCTACTTCCGCAGAGCTGCGCTGAGTGCCGGTGCGGTGGGTCTGGCGGCCATTGCTGGAAGCCTGCCCGGATGGGCCCGGGCCCTGTTCGACAGCAGTCCTCTGCAAGAAGAACGTTTCGCGATCCTGGCTCAAGCGGTGGGACCAGATCGCTGGAAGCTGCTGGTGCTGGAACAGATCAAAGCCAGACCGCTCTGCTGGGAAGAACGGCAAGACGGGCTGATGAACCCCTCTCTGAACAACTTCGATTTCACGGGAATCTGCAGCCGCTACCTCGACAGCAACGGCTACTCCCTCCGCACGTCAGGCAGGGATGTCGACAAGCGCTATCGCCTACGTCTGAACCAGAGCAAAAATGGTCTGGCGTTACAGGCGACGGACTCTGTCCAAGGTGACGGAATCACAGTGGCGCGAGCCAGCAAAGTGCGCCGGGACAAAAATGCCTTTGTGAAATTGACGCTGGAGCCGGGCTGGTCGCTCGAACGCCGCAGCTACAAAGGGCGCACGCTGAGCCACGTCTATTTCGCCCATAAGCAGTCAATGAACACGCTGATGGCAGCGAATAAGGGGAAACCTGTGGATCGAAGTCTGACCTTCACCGCCAGCATGCCCAAACCCCCTTCACAGCCAGGTGGACGTCGTCTGAATCAGCAACGGGGGCCGATCCGTCTGACGGTCATTCCCTTCCGACCCTGA
- a CDS encoding ribonuclease H, with the protein MADADQRGRVVAAATDGACSGNPGPGGWGALIRFEDGSVEEFGGADPATTNNRMELQAALAMLERLAELPLHPDLTLRTDSKYLIDGLGSWMAGWKRKGWKTAAGKPVLNQDLWQALDAARLSDVPLSYVKGHSGDPDNDRVDQIAVAFSKGTAPRLDQACQSASTRAMTTANGRQEQGDDAAPESLQQLLTRLELADRLAAGGYALSLVELAQLVEQPLTRLAQRQQAWSWRDWLVEPVEGDCWRLRRAEAGSR; encoded by the coding sequence ATGGCTGACGCTGATCAGAGAGGTCGAGTTGTGGCCGCTGCCACCGACGGAGCCTGCAGCGGCAATCCCGGGCCCGGCGGCTGGGGTGCCTTGATCCGTTTTGAGGACGGCAGTGTGGAGGAGTTCGGCGGTGCCGACCCTGCCACCACCAACAACCGCATGGAGCTGCAGGCAGCGCTGGCAATGCTTGAGAGGCTGGCGGAGCTGCCTCTTCATCCTGATCTCACCCTGCGGACTGACAGCAAATATCTGATTGATGGCCTTGGCTCCTGGATGGCTGGTTGGAAACGCAAGGGCTGGAAAACTGCAGCGGGCAAACCCGTGCTCAATCAGGATCTCTGGCAGGCCCTCGACGCTGCTCGGCTGTCGGATGTGCCCCTCAGCTACGTGAAAGGACATAGCGGTGACCCGGATAACGATCGGGTCGATCAGATCGCTGTGGCTTTCTCCAAGGGGACGGCGCCACGGCTGGATCAAGCCTGCCAATCTGCCTCCACCAGGGCCATGACAACAGCGAACGGGAGACAAGAACAGGGCGATGATGCGGCCCCGGAATCGCTACAACAGCTGCTTACCAGGCTTGAACTGGCTGACCGTCTGGCTGCTGGTGGATATGCCCTGTCGTTGGTGGAGCTGGCTCAGTTGGTGGAGCAACCGCTGACGCGTCTGGCCCAACGCCAGCAGGCATGGAGTTGGCGCGATTGGCTGGTGGAACCGGTGG